From the genome of Perca flavescens isolate YP-PL-M2 chromosome 12, PFLA_1.0, whole genome shotgun sequence, one region includes:
- the LOC114565980 gene encoding complement factor H-related protein 1: MVLCAESIEACGEPPKIPHAVIIHQEYQELFAADSVVQYECEDGYTVEEGGTKEYITCMSGNWTEGPTCIKNCGQPPVVPNGDVVVDNPMFLRYQCAALYKRVGPERVKCYSNGMWSDVPICKATFCSVDTDTHPELISDGVKIINDGGTKRLPCVRQEEWWTDHSSVVRCTNGRMSRSTCCSNLTPKWNC, encoded by the exons ATGGTCCTCTGTGCCG AAAGTATCGAGGCATGTGGTGAGCCCCCTAAAATCCCCCATGCAGTCATCATCCATCAGGAATACCAGGAGTTGTTTGCTGCAGATTCAGTAGTGCAGTATGAATGTGAAGATGGATATACTGTAGAGGAAGGAGGAACCAAGGAATACATCACTTGCATGTCTGGAAACTGGACTGAAGGCCCAACGTGCA tcAAGAACTGTGGACAGCCGCCCGTAGTTCCTAATGGTGATGTTGTGGTAGATAATCCAATGTTTTTGAGGTACCAATGTGCTGCTTTGTACAAACGAGTGGGTCCAGAGAGGGTGAAGTGTTACAGCAACGGCATGTGGTCAGATGTACCCATCTGCAAAG CCACCTTCTGTTCTGTGGACACTGATACACATCCTGAATTAATATCTGATGGAGTTAAAATTATAAATGACGGTGGGACCAAGAGATTGCCATGTGTTCGCCAGGAAGAGTGGTGGACAGATCATTCTTCTGTGGTCCGCTGCACTAATGGAAGAATGAGCCGTTCCACAT GTTGCAGCAATCTGACCCCAAAGTGG AATTGTTAG